The following coding sequences lie in one Micromonospora sp. R77 genomic window:
- a CDS encoding nucleotidyltransferase domain-containing protein yields the protein MDGVTFDYPADGFTEGVIGGRPVPCLSVTQQLRFREGHPPRDVDHHDIALLRAVPGADSPGRPSGVRCPGKTRESPDARARPPRRASGA from the coding sequence CTGGACGGCGTCACCTTCGACTACCCGGCGGACGGCTTCACCGAGGGAGTGATTGGCGGCCGGCCGGTGCCCTGCCTGTCGGTGACCCAGCAACTGCGCTTCCGCGAGGGCCACCCGCCGCGCGACGTCGACCACCACGACATCGCCCTGCTCCGGGCGGTGCCCGGAGCCGACTCGCCCGGACGCCCGTCCGGGGTCCGCTGCCCGGGGAAGACCCGGGAGTCACCTGATGCGCGAGCCCGGCCGCCGCGCCGAGCATCGGGAGCATGA